The genomic window taagactaatcagtgacgctcagatcaaatagttaaaaaaaaaacaagtacaaagttgaagagcattgagcacccaaaatttaaaaaaatgtgccaaatacggcttaaaaaaaaacctagtatttcgaatgatatatatttttgaaaacgaTAACCTATGCTTTGAAACGATCAATAATTCCGGACACCTTGATATTCCTCATATTCTTTAGAAACACAAGTTTAGACATAAGACTTATAATGTAAAATAAGTGAATACTTGAATCTAAGTAAACACTGAATGTGTACATACCTGGTGCACAGGGTGTGTGACCTAGAAATATTCCTCCTAGACATGTGTAAAAAGAGGTGCACATATGTTCTATATCCGGGTAATTCCCATCTCCTAGATGTACACATTCCCTGTATGTTCCACATGGTGGTGGTACATGAAATTCACTGGAAAAGTAAATCAAAtttaggaaatgaaaaaaaaactgcatttgaaATCCATATTTGCCTTCAATAAGCAAGCTTCTAGCTTTTTTTCCATAACATGTAGTAAAACTTAAGGATCTGTTGATAAAATTGCACATGAAATGTATACCATAAACcctaaaataatataaaaatatatgttccTTAGGCAATTGAGATCTAATATGgctgttttttgttcttttttaattaCTTAACGTATTGATAATAAGGAGCATATTTATAGAATGATCAGCAAAAACGATTTCGGGTGTGAGATATAAATTACTGAATTACCGCAATTATTTTTTCACTTTGGTAAATAATATTGAATCAATTATCTTATATAATTTCTGGAGAGATATTAAGTTCAATGTTCATAAAATATCAATACAGATAAAAGAACAAAGTAATGTGCCTTGCGTTTTATTTAATATCTtcctatttttttaaaaggtaataGTCCACCATTATTTAACTTGTCCGATATATTGCTAATATCAACCTATAGTTTATATGGCAAGAATTGTACCCGGGAGATCACTAACGAGGCCATTTtctattaatttgatattttcaaggggcataactcttttaaataaAGGTTTATCGTCCACCATTATATAACTTGTCCGTGATATTGCTGATATCAACCTTaagaataattttgtaaaaataatatacgAAAATGGTACCCGTGAGAGCGCTGACGAGgccatttttcttaaatatagTATTTCCAAGGAGCATAACTCTTAATAAAAGTCGATCGACCACCATTTTAAAACTTGTTCGAGATATAactgatattaacctatagtataGGGTTTATAAAATTCAGGCAAGAGTTGTACCCGTGAGAGCGCTGAAAAGACTGGAAGGACTGACGGACGCACGGCCTATTTCCAGTCCCCCCATAAAAACAATCATTAAACATCAAAACTATTAAAGAAAGAACTTTTATGATTGtataaagctaaaaaaaaatggaataaagaTGGATAAACATTCGAAATCTAAAAAGCCAAATTTTATGTGTAAGGGACAAAACTAAATCATATAATATGTACTCACTAATCACATTCATTTGTGTcaggattaaatctggttttgttTTTGCAGTTGACAATTTctgctgtttcattgacacattTGGTGAATGCTTTACATCCTCTTTCATAAACTCCATCCTTTCTACCTGTACAATCAACACTCAATACAcctagaaaaatataaaaattaaacagTGTTCTGTATACcgtattagataaaaagaacaCCAACATCTTTAATCAGAATCGTCAATCACAATAGACGTATAGATAAAGACTAATGACAACGAACAAAACATATGGTCTAGAAAACGTGACTTATTTCAGtaaaaaattattgtaaaaacaGTTTCTGTAGGCACAAATCTGTCCGTTTGCCCATCGAGATCAGATATCTTAACAgtcaaacaaacaataaaaaactgTATCTGGCAGCTACTTGAACTAGAGAATAAAGAcggtatggcaagccgttctcgtcaaaactatgtttaaaccattttcgagaaatttacacactgagaattataaaaaaaacacactgagatttaaaaacttcaaaacacacactgagaattaaaaattacacactgagaattaaaaattacacactgagatttcataacgacgcactgagattacaaaaatgaaaaacacacactgagaattgaaaattacacactgagaattgaaaattacacactgagaattgaaaataacacactgagatttcaaaaagacacactgagaataaataaattgaaaacacacactgagaatttgaaattacacactgagaatttaaaatgaCACACTGAGATTtttgcgcactttttatgcgcacatatctaattagcatacttaatctgaatctattacaagcttaaagcaactaggggacagaactcgttagtccttcgatttggttccaaattattcataaaaaaaactttagaaatacaaggaCAAGAAAAATACCCGCTtattcttattacaaaatatttataccaaatggtgaaaactttatattaaaattataagaaaacttgGAACAATTtgcactgaaaaacaaataatgcaGTGAAgtttttactcaagtgtctataatagcatataaacgtaacaaaaatataaaagattaacttgcgaaatcagggtaacagttggaagactttttaAAAGGGACCCATGCTAAAACGGTTTAAAGTCCCGATACACTGGTAGTAATGAtatgaattataggcaacaaacttgtgaatatgagcgatgttaagtcatgaaatttattacgaatgttaattggttgaaggaatcgcatttcactataatgacaagagtttttgagatcaagatattaatctgttgaattattcatctcatgaatattcattagtaatttgcatattaatctcagtgtgtatttttgaaatctcagtgtgtaattaataattctcagtgtgtgtttttcagtttatctattctcagtgtgtctttttgaaatctcagtgtgttattttcaattctcagtgtgtaattttcaattctcagtgtgtaattttcaattctcagtgtgtgtttttcatttttgtaatctcagtgcgtctttatgaaatctcagtgtgtaatttttaattctcagtgtgtgttttgaagtttttaaatctcagtgtgtttttttgtaattctcagtgtgtaaatttctcgaaaaatggtttaaacatagttttgacgagaacggcttgccataagaCGGCATATAGTTTTTAAAGTAGATTTACCTGTGCTCGCTACTACCGGAAGCTAGCTAAGGAAATATAAAGTTAGGCAACAATAGTTAACTGAtgttaaattattattaattgaTAGATTAGAACAAGGGAACTAACAAAAACTGATGGAATGTCACGTACTTCAAAAGGAACAATACCAGGTGCGTCGACGGGTGAATGATAAATAAGGGATTGTATGATTACTAATCAGACAGCAATCTACCGGAGGCATAATCCCAAAAGTAATAGCCTGTACAATATAAATCGAGAAATGTATTCAAATTTTTGggataaaaatgtgaaaaatgactgaattttCGGCGCTCCCtggacaccatttgcgagtatggtcttgaggaaacgatgatagtccgtcggaaagggacgataaatgactgacccgtgttaagagagagccatatatcttgcacgtatctaaagacacccttgtagatttcgaaaaagagcaggctaatgccgctacaaggcagcactcgcacccgcaaagtggaaagggattaatataagttgcaaaacttgtttcccaatccactataattaaatatgtttaaaatagtAACAATATTGTAGTGTTGGTGTAAAGATATTACAGAAAGCGGGTGTGCCACAAAAAATAGTCGCATATCAAAATCCGGATACATATATTCCATACTGTTTGTGTTCCTGTTACCTTGCCTCAGTGAGATGATAAGTGACTTATTAATTAATTGTATCTGTTAATATGACTCAActgtaaaacaatttgaattattgGGAGCAGGATCATGGTATTCTAAAGCATTTTAGGATGAGGAAATATAAGATGGTCTTAGAATATATCTTAGTTCTATGTGATTTGAGTTACATTTATCGCATTATGAGGACATCAAAATATGTCTAAAGATGGTCTCAGGACggttttatagctaggtaaacTTGTACATTGTTGTATAAGAGTCTCATAAACTTGCCTTATATTTGCAACAATGTGTGATcaaagcaaaacagacaaaatagaGCATAATGTCAAACATTTGAGTACAGCAGTGAACATTGTGGGTAAaataactttaattttatatgtcctctaccttttttaattaccatttcaataatattttcttaatttaattaCCATATAGTTATTCttaaagtaaattatatatattgtatagtgTAGAAGACGAAAAAATATGAGGAAAATTTTACTTAGGATTGTCAAacaattaatttaataaaaaattaccATTCTTAAATTTTGTATGCCAGGCGCTCGTTCATCTTCAAAAAACGAGTCACTGACGCTGTTATACAAAGGTTATAATAAATATAGTAGTGTCCTAAGAACATTCTGAATAGGAATAATCAAAGACAGCTTTGATAATGCAGTCTAAGACGTATCCTAGAATTTTCTTGATAATTCTTACATATGTAATAAGATAGGTCATAGAACATGTTACAGAATACTTTCGAAAAACCATACCTTTGTAATAAAATCGTCTGAGGACATATTTTTGTTCTGGTTTTTTAACactattttaagttcaaattaaTATTGAATTCAAGCGTACAGTTAGGAAATCATGTCATAAGATGGTATCAGTATAATCATAATTGTTTTCCATTAAACATTGAACCGATTGAATTATCATTTCGACACATGTAGCCTTCTTCGTGCTTTGAAAATTGTAATTTGACTTCACATTGTAAATGTTGTACTGAAATTAATAATTTTGATACTTTCAATATCAACTTATTGTATAACTGAATTCATCTTACGGTCCAAACTAAAAGTTTTACATCTGGTTATACATgaacatgtaataaaaaatagTTGTTTGTATTGGTCCTAAAAATGTATTAACCTACATGCATGCATTTATGCTTTGCGCAAAAATGATCCCTTAATTCTAGAAAATCCTGAGGGCATCAATATCATTTCTAACCGAACttttcaaaattgttataaaCAACATCTGAACATTATAACATATTGTTTACATATTACCACAAAAACTCCGTTAAAAGTTTTTGCCCCATTATTGAATCATATATAAGTTTATTTCAAAAAGATGTTTCAACAGattaaggaaagaaaaaaaaagtaataatgatCATTTCTTCTAAAATTGAATACGTTGTTTGTTCTCGTGGACCTAGAAGAAATAAATACTATAAGCATTTCATTTTTCTTAAGTACTAGGTAtgtgtctttaaatatcatatGTGTATGAAAATATGACAATATTTTACTCAAGAAACCGCAAATACAATATCAATTGGAGCTTAAGCCATGCACCACATTATTCTGTATTTATCTAAAGAAAATTTCCATAACCTAGAGGCTACATGTGTGTCTCTTCGTTTAATATGcgtaaaattagaaatatttttttaacaaaatatagaATCATGTTTTATCTCTAAAAGTGAAGTCAAGCCGCCACTAATTATATGCCTTTCAATGATATAAATGCATGaacatatatatctttatacaattaaatttaattcaattctttattCATTTAAAGAGGTTTGCAAACAAAATTAacctgaataaaaatatatatcaacatacatgtacattgtgtatATCATGTTAAAGACAAATTACTTGTGACAGAGAAAAAGTCATTAGAAATGCTAATGGTCTTCTTATATTTGTAAGTCTATACTATATGAAAATCAACTTAAAGAATTGTCATAAAATTTTCTCAACATATAACATGAAATAATAAAgtataaattaattttatattaagcAAACCTACCATATATGGATGAAAAAAATACACAGATGCTGAAAATACGTTTAATTTCCATAATTCGGTTACACTTTGTCCAAGTTGGAACTGAGATATATTATAGATAACTCTTATCATATCCATTGTTGAGTGAAATAAGTCACGACCTGAAGACAATGTCGTCACACTAGATGATTCATATGTAACAGTACATTACTAAAAATATTAGGAGGGTAGTACAGGACATTATTTGGttactaatgaaaaaaaaatgaataagtcTATTTATAAAAACTTCTTTTATAATCcttttaattttgtctttatgAATAAATGAGGAGAGCAGATataattaagaatataaaaacccaaaatagtttaaaattaaTAACGCAATTTGAATAAACAAGACATTTATTGCTTGTTTACTACTATTAATGTCAAGCAAATGTCATTATGGTGTTTCAGTAAAACGCTTCTGTTTAGTTTCAGAGAAGTGCACGTACTTCTTTAAAACTAAACAGAAGCGTTTTACTGAAACACCATAATCGTATTTCTTCATTATTTTTAGAGCCtatcataaacaaaaaaatatcatattcctGAAAATTATTTATTGGAAGCGTAATTCTAGTATAGTTTTGATTAGATTGAATCTTGCTTAAAAAGTAAGAAAGAATAACCCCTTCCCTGTGGCAGATTGCGAGTAGGCAATACAACTTTTTGGGAATATACATTTACCAAAATAACTGTTCAAAAAGATTGACGTTGCAAAAAAATAACtctttttttatatgagcgtcactgatgagtcttatgtagacgaaacgcgcgtctggcgtactaaattataatcctggtacctttgataactatttacaccactgggtcgatgccactgctggtggacgtttcgtccccgagggtatgaccagcccagtagtcaacacttcggtgttgacatgaatatcaataatgtggtcatttttataaatttcctgtttacaaaactttgaatttttcgaaaaactaaggattttcttaccccaggcatagattaacttagaagtatttggcacaactttttggaattttggatcctcaatgctcttcaactttgtacttgtttagctttataaatattttgatatgagcgtcactgatgagtcttatgtagacgaaacgcccgtctggcgtgctaaattataatcctggtacctttgatacttTTATATATAATCGGACCACATaacatgattttaatttgcaCCTTTAAATGATAACTATCTACCGACGTTGAAAACATGGCGACCGCCTCAACGTTCGTCACAACAATTGTATCATTGTATTCAGTGCAGTACATTAtaatattgccataaaagcgggagattttgcatgccacaaaaccgggttcaacccaccatcttttttcttgaaatgtcctgtaccaagtcagggaaatggccattgttatattatagttcgtttctgtgtgtgttacattttaatgtcgtGTTTCTATTTTGCccttgttctcctcttatatttgatgtgtttcccttagttttagtttgtaacccggatttgtttttctctctatcgatttatgagtttcgaacagcggtatactactgttgcctttatttataacagTTAGGGCTTTCATTAAAAGTTAGTATCAAAATTACGGTGTAAGTATTGTTTTTGGTAGTAAGATATCCTTCATCTTGCTACTATTATTATAACTGCTGAAAATAActgataatttaacaaaaaactatTACTCAAGGTTCGTAGGTCCAAAGGAAAATAACCTTTTcgagatttattttttttttatttgctttttatgGCCTCGCAACAAAGTTGCCGTTGCCATATAGTTTTATCcttgtccgtcattccgtcattccgtcattccgcaacaaaccattatgcggactttttttctaaacgccttcagataatGGGCTgaattttggtatgtgagttaaaccatgatgagttacagatcaagtttaagtttcgtttcgCTCCGCTAATTTTGGCCGAAATTACGgtctttggactttgataaattgttaaaaatcacaggtatacggacttttttctaaacactttcatatattgggctgatttttggtatgtgagtcaACCATggtgagttacagatcaagtttaactTTAGTTCCGCTTCCGAAATTAAGGGTTTgcgactttgaaaattgttgaaaatcacagttatacagactttttttctatacgccttcaGATTTTAAGCTGATTTTTATTATGTGAGACTACcgtcatgtttgtgtccacatgtgttgttgaaattacagatttttcaattttttgaaacGGGGTCATTCGTGTCGTTTCGACACAACTAGTTTTGTATTGTTGTTGGTAAAAGTTTAGTAATAATTCTGGTGTAAATTCTATGCACTATTTCGCAtaaattgaaattattaagaTAATTTAATGGTGGTATCATTTTGATCGAATTTATATAACGATTGTAAATTGAAACTTTTATGAAActacacaaacaaaaaaacaattacattagttataagaattaaacaaattaagtgcaaacattttatatttgatttctaGACTTAAGACTGCTTCGATACATAACTGGCCCCTGTTGTATTTGGTATTAACATATTACATTCACTGTAGTttcatttgaaattatataattataatcgGCACTCTGTATCTCCTATCATTCCATAGAGAAGGTAGCATTCAATTtagtttttcttcttttatatccATGATATccttattaatctttttttttgttttccctCAACAGCAaattatatggatttttttttcttcataatattTCATACTAAATAGTTTTACTTACTAATGTTTTTGAAAtcttatgatttatttttatagacTTGTGAATTATAATATGAAGGGTCTTCcgttattatttattattacacTGGTTGCAATGAATCCCAGTGAAATAGAAACCGATAATtgtacatgtgaaataaacgtggtctgacgtcatacaacaaaatgtagttccttacattttcaactttattttcataaaaataagcCATTTGCCAAAGTAATAAAAaagataactaatcaaagaattcaaatatcgaaaaatatttaacattgataattaactcatgcccTGCGCGCATTcttgaattaatgtgttgttcggtcactcgttgaatagttttctctatttgaattcttcgattagttattatATAGTTTTATTATTCTGTAATACTTGGGTTGATGACTCGTAATGAAAAAATAATCCAGAAAGCGTTTTGAAAGCTACAAATTAATATAGTGTACGATTTGTTTTCGAGTAATCGATTTACGACTATTAAACAGCGGCATATACTACTGTTATTCCATTtaatgataaatttataaaatgttgttttcatctaataataatatcattattaaagtaatctttattcTTGTTAATTATCAAGAAATTACATTATACCTAAAAATTCTTAAACAGTAAATACAATTTATCTAAAACGGACCACTTTTGAATTTACATAGCAATAATGCTATCTTTAAAAATCGTCAACATGCTGCATATAAATTATCTTATTTGTAAATTAACATACTTGTTAGGTAGTTCAcatcataaaaaaagaaataagcaaataaaaatacaacaatGCATGCAAATGAAGACAAAAGTCATTAATTACAACCTTGTAAATCAGGAATTATATGTAAATTAGTAGTTCAGCTGTGAATGTATGTAAAACTATGAATGGAATGTATACCAGGAAGATAAGGAATACTTCACTTGATAATAACACAAACTAAACAAATAGAGATTATAAGAAATGATACAGATATAAACCAATTTATAGTTATATACACAAGTTAGTATGAAAGAAAATTATATGGTTTAAATTGAAAAAtggaatgataaaaaaaaaattaataacaagGAGATATAATAATTTGTGAACTAGAATTATTTTGAACATGTAAAAATACAAAGATAAAAGCTTGACTTTCTAGTATTAAGTGACAAAATCTTTTGTAGCATTTTTTAGTGTACAAAGTGGTTCAAAATTATCAGCATTTTCTGTAACGCAATGCAGTAGTATATACATTGGCTCTAAGGCCTTGCAAGCTCagaccatttttttaatttattttttgacgTTCTTAATATAAAGTCAATACTGTTTACAACGCCAAGATGACACAACTTAACGACTTCATCAGTTacgtatttatatatttgaaaaaatgtatataaaaaaaaacacaattgtaAAACGTTAACTACTAACATCCGGATCCTTTATGGACTTTATCACGGTGTCGCATgtgtatttaatttatttatcttatCAGATAACACTGTTCGGAAAATTGTGTCATTTGCTTACAATAATaggtattttaatattttagatacagaaACAAATATGGACTATGTTGGGGTTTGTTCACTGATATTTGTCTGCAAAAATAATAAGTTTATCACCAATGTTGTAGAGTTATGCCTCCTTTTTCCAAGCTTCCGTTGATGCTCTGATAAAAGTCTTCAAAGACATCAAATTTCCTCAAAAAACTACTTTCCAaaggtaaaacatttttttattttttattcaaaatctccTTCTATGAAATCTTGTGCATTCAAATAA from Mytilus galloprovincialis chromosome 5, xbMytGall1.hap1.1, whole genome shotgun sequence includes these protein-coding regions:
- the LOC143076184 gene encoding uncharacterized protein LOC143076184; translated protein: MEIKRIFSICVFFSSIYGVLSVDCTGRKDGVYERGCKAFTKCVNETAEIVNCKNKTRFNPDTNECDYEFHVPPPCGTYRECVHLGDGNYPDIEHMCTSFYTCLGGIFLGHTPCAPGLVFNQGLQVCDWPFNVTKPCGILEV